One Myxococcus xanthus genomic window carries:
- a CDS encoding DEAD/DEAH box helicase — protein sequence MATPEIQAPLAALLPKKGEPPLDADEILNRFVGYVAANGLSLYSAQEEAILELLAGKHLFLKTPTGSGKSLVATALHFKAMAEGKVSFYTCPIKALVNEKFFALCDAFGAENVGMLTGDASINRDAPIICCTAEILANLALRDASARVDYVVMDEFHYYSDRERGVAWQLPLIALPDTTFLLMSATLGPTHVIEESLTKLTGREVATVRSAERPVPLDFDYRESPLHETIEDLIARGKYPIYLVNFTQRTAAEQAQNLMSVDFSTKEEKEAIRLALQDAPFDTPYGKEFQRFLRHGIGMHHAGLLPKYRLLVEKLAQHGHLKVISGTDTLGVGVNIPIRTVLFTQLFKFNGEKLTTLSVRDFQQIAGRAGRKGFDTQGSVVAQAPEYVIENIKLAAKEAAGKKKTPKAKPPQKNFVQYDRSTFERLQNGMPEPLESRFAVSHGMILNLLQSDHQTEGNGGYKRLVTLVQRSHDSDYLKRRHLKEAARDFRTLRGAEIIEVEKGQGGSGATVKVAGEMQHDFSLNHTLSLYLLDTLELLDPTTDTYALDVVSLVEAILENPDVVLYAQLNQLKGEKINELKAQGVEYDDRMAELEKLEWPKPNRDFIYGTFNKFAQKHPWVGEENIRPKSIVRDMFERFMSFPDYIREYGLQRSEGVLLRYVNDTYKTLVQTVPERFRTEEVEDFIDHLRATLRQVDSSLLDEWERMRNPDAAVEAKPVVELKPKELTDDPKAFAARVREELHRLLKALGQKRYMDALAMLDNALGEWTAPKLEQAMAPYFEEHKVVVLTPQARKPANTFLKESGTRLWETQQRIIDPEGHGDWMIDCEIDLRDRRLDEGPILMLRRIGV from the coding sequence ATGGCCACTCCTGAAATCCAAGCTCCGCTCGCCGCACTGCTCCCCAAGAAGGGCGAACCGCCCCTGGACGCGGATGAAATCCTCAACCGCTTCGTCGGCTACGTGGCGGCCAATGGCTTGAGCCTCTATTCGGCCCAGGAAGAGGCCATCCTGGAGCTGCTGGCGGGCAAGCACCTGTTCCTCAAGACGCCCACGGGCTCCGGCAAGTCGCTGGTGGCGACGGCGCTCCACTTCAAGGCCATGGCGGAGGGGAAGGTCTCCTTCTACACCTGCCCCATCAAGGCCCTGGTGAACGAGAAGTTCTTCGCCCTCTGCGACGCCTTCGGCGCGGAGAACGTGGGCATGCTCACCGGCGACGCGAGCATCAACCGCGACGCGCCCATCATCTGCTGCACCGCCGAAATCCTCGCCAACCTGGCCCTGCGCGACGCGAGCGCCCGCGTGGACTACGTCGTCATGGACGAGTTCCACTACTACTCGGACCGCGAGCGCGGCGTGGCCTGGCAGTTGCCGCTCATCGCGCTGCCGGACACCACCTTCCTGCTGATGTCCGCCACGCTGGGCCCCACGCACGTCATCGAGGAGAGCCTGACGAAGCTCACCGGCCGGGAAGTGGCCACCGTGCGCAGCGCCGAGCGCCCCGTGCCGCTGGACTTCGACTACCGCGAGTCGCCGCTGCACGAGACGATTGAAGACCTGATTGCTCGTGGGAAGTACCCCATCTACCTGGTGAACTTCACCCAGCGCACCGCCGCCGAGCAGGCGCAGAACCTGATGAGCGTGGACTTCTCCACCAAGGAGGAGAAGGAGGCCATCCGGCTGGCGCTCCAGGACGCGCCCTTCGACACGCCCTATGGCAAGGAGTTCCAGCGCTTCCTGCGCCACGGCATCGGCATGCACCACGCCGGCCTGCTGCCCAAGTACCGCCTGCTGGTGGAGAAGCTGGCCCAGCACGGACACCTCAAGGTCATCAGCGGCACTGACACGCTGGGCGTGGGCGTCAACATCCCCATCCGCACGGTGCTCTTCACGCAGCTCTTCAAGTTCAACGGCGAGAAGCTGACCACGCTGAGCGTGCGCGACTTCCAGCAGATTGCCGGCCGCGCGGGCCGCAAGGGCTTCGACACCCAGGGCAGCGTGGTGGCCCAGGCGCCCGAGTACGTCATCGAGAACATCAAGCTGGCCGCCAAGGAGGCCGCGGGCAAGAAGAAGACGCCCAAGGCCAAGCCGCCGCAGAAGAACTTCGTGCAGTACGACCGGAGCACCTTCGAGCGGCTCCAGAACGGCATGCCGGAGCCGCTGGAGTCCCGCTTCGCGGTGTCGCACGGCATGATTCTCAACCTGCTCCAGAGCGACCACCAGACGGAAGGCAACGGCGGGTACAAGCGGCTGGTGACGCTGGTGCAGCGCAGCCACGACTCGGACTACCTCAAGCGCCGGCACCTCAAGGAGGCCGCGCGCGACTTCCGCACGCTGCGCGGGGCGGAAATCATCGAGGTGGAGAAGGGGCAGGGCGGCTCGGGTGCCACGGTGAAGGTGGCGGGGGAGATGCAGCACGACTTCAGCCTCAACCACACGCTGTCGCTGTACCTGCTCGACACGTTGGAGCTGTTGGATCCGACCACGGACACGTACGCGCTCGACGTGGTGTCGCTGGTGGAGGCCATCCTGGAGAACCCGGACGTGGTGCTCTACGCGCAGCTCAACCAGCTCAAGGGCGAGAAGATCAACGAGCTGAAGGCGCAGGGCGTGGAGTACGACGATCGCATGGCGGAGCTCGAGAAGCTCGAGTGGCCCAAGCCCAACCGCGACTTCATCTACGGCACCTTCAACAAGTTCGCGCAGAAGCACCCGTGGGTGGGCGAGGAGAACATCCGGCCCAAGTCCATTGTCCGGGACATGTTCGAGCGGTTCATGTCCTTCCCGGACTACATCCGTGAGTACGGCCTGCAGCGCAGCGAGGGCGTGCTGCTGCGGTACGTGAATGACACGTACAAGACGCTGGTGCAGACGGTGCCGGAGCGCTTCCGCACGGAGGAGGTGGAGGACTTCATCGACCATCTGCGCGCCACGCTCCGGCAGGTGGACTCCAGCCTGCTGGATGAGTGGGAGCGCATGCGCAACCCGGACGCCGCCGTCGAGGCGAAGCCGGTGGTGGAGCTCAAGCCGAAGGAGCTCACCGACGACCCGAAGGCCTTCGCCGCGCGCGTGCGCGAGGAGCTGCACCGGCTGCTCAAGGCGCTGGGCCAGAAGCGCTACATGGACGCGCTGGCCATGCTGGACAACGCGCTGGGCGAATGGACGGCCCCCAAGCTGGAGCAGGCCATGGCGCCGTACTTCGAGGAGCACAAGGTCGTGGTGCTCACGCCCCAGGCGCGCAAGCCCGCCAACACCTTCCTGAAGGAGTCCGGCACGCGGCTGTGGGAGACCCAGCAGCGCATCATCGACCCGGAAGGGCACGGCGACTGGATGATTGACTGCGAGATCGACCTGCGGGACAGGCGCCTGGATGAGGGCCCCATCCTGATGCTCCGCCGCATCGGCGTGTAG